One part of the Sarcophilus harrisii chromosome 5, mSarHar1.11, whole genome shotgun sequence genome encodes these proteins:
- the LOC116419431 gene encoding forkhead box protein D1-like has translation MRPCSNQKRRPGGARGVPEWTRTRSGGRGREGEQVRQWARRLALDVRLSGLPRPAVSGSGRVNSKGSCGEGRVGGTSAGVPEVGGCGFSCEREGALGIWSLEVETFSGLKGEASAVAAAAAAAAQPAPLPTPPSPSFPAPARSSASSFPLPFPSSPPTRVPACGAVAGSSRGCGGGARGRDRAAAAAFAGAAAAAAAAAATAAAGAGAGAGAGAGAAAAVTAQEDHLQSSL, from the coding sequence ATGCGTCCCTGCTCCAATCAGAAGCGCAGGCCTGGGGGTGCGCGCGGAGTACCAGAATGGACTAGGACGAGGAGCGGGGGgcggggaagggagggagagcaaGTCCGCCAATGGGCGCGCCGCCTTGCGCTTGACGTGAGGCTCTCCGGGCTTCCCAGACCGGCAGTCTCTGGGTCTGGGCGAGTGAATTCGAAAGGGAGCTGTGGGGAGGGTAGAGTGGGAGGGACTTCCGCCGGGGTCCCGGAAGTGGGGGGCTGTGGGTTCTCATGCGAACGGGAAGGAGCGTTGGGGATTTGGAGTCTCGAGGTTGAGACATTTTCGGGCCTGAAAGGGGAAGCGTCCGctgtcgccgccgccgccgctgcagCCGCCCAGCCCGCGCCGCTCCCTACCCcaccctccccctccttcccggCGCCCGCCCGCTCCTCcgcctcttccttcccccttcccttcccctcttctccccccacccgGGTCCCCGCGTGTGGTGCGGTCGCTGGGAGCAGCCGGGGCTGCGGCGGAGGCGCCCGTGGTCGGGatcgggcggcggcggcggcattcgcaggagcagcagcagcggcggcagcagcagcagcaacagcggCAGCCGGAGCTGGGGCcggagctggagctggagctggagcGGCGGCGGCTGTGACAG